From Ciconia boyciana chromosome 29, ASM3463844v1, whole genome shotgun sequence, one genomic window encodes:
- the LOC140644856 gene encoding uncharacterized protein isoform X3 encodes MRGAVVFSAFMGAVATISIAPLQNPVWVSPGNKAVLPVSLQLLNPTWDFYHLKWSFLTGDRPVLLYTMERCNQTLATSGQQCQRRMEVGDFYEPRANISYNASLVLQDARPDDAGVYQLTVQGLDVARTIQVTLILQGTFSPLFLSSNPARAHLNQTALLSFSLRPPSLGWDFIHITWELISSPRNRPILTYTLDGCMGEARNWWERNCSISREVDGAYEQRVDIQPKGTLALWDVQDEDVGTYLVMVRAPEGLACVAVNLSVSRDTLAVERLSILGIIWMAAAGVVLCLLALILGESVPR; translated from the exons ATGAGGGGAGCCGTCGTCTTCTCGGCATTCATGG GTGCTGTGGCCACCATCTCCATAGCCCCGCTGCAGAATCCGGTTTGGGTTTCCCCTGGGAATAAAGCCGTCCTGCCTgtctccctccagctcctcaaCCCTACCTGGGACTTCTACCATCTCAAGTGGAGCTTCCTGACGGGGGATCGCCCGGTTTTACTTTACACGATGGAAAGGTGCAACCAGACCCTCGCAACGTCTGGGCAACAGTGCCAACGTAGGATGGAGGTGGGAGATTTCTACGAGCCAAGGGCAAATATCAGCTACAACGCCTCGCTGGTGCTCCAGGATGCCCGGCCAGACGATGCTGGGGTTTACCAGTTGACGGTGCAGGGTCTGGACGTGGCACGCACCATACAGGTCACACTGATTTTGCAAG GTACCTTCTCCCCGTTATTCCTCTCCAGCAACCCAGCCCGTGCCCACCTCAACCAGACGGCACtgctctccttctccctgcGGCCCCCCAGCTTGGGCTGGGACTTCATCCACATCACCTGGGAGCTCATCAGCAGCCCCAGGAACCGTCCCATCCTCACCTACACCCTGGATGGTTGCATGGGGGAAGCCCGGAACTGGTGGGAGCGGAACTGCAGCATCTCCCGGGAGGTGGACGGGGCATACGAGCAGCGGGTGGACATCCAACCGAAAGGCACCCTGGCCCTCTGGGATGTGCAAGATGAGGACGTGGGGACCTACCTGGTGATGGTACGAGCCCCGGAGGGGTTGGCTTGCGTGGCCGTCAACCTGTCTGTGAGCAGAG ATACGCTGGCGGTGGAGAGGCTGAGCATCCTCGGCATCATCTGGATGGCTGCTGCCGGCGTGGTGCTCTGCCTCCTGGCTCTCATTTTGGGAGAG TCTGTtccaagatga
- the LOC140644856 gene encoding uncharacterized protein isoform X4, translating into MERCNQTLATSGQQCQRRMEVGDFYEPRANISYNASLVLQDARPDDAGVYQLTVQGLDVARTIQVTLILQGTFSPLFLSSNPARAHLNQTALLSFSLRPPSLGWDFIHITWELISSPRNRPILTYTLDGCMGEARNWWERNCSISREVDGAYEQRVDIQPKGTLALWDVQDEDVGTYLVMVRAPEGLACVAVNLSVSRDTLAVERLSILGIIWMAAAGVVLCLLALILGEVGDKTPKSGQTLLVFPAKPKRLEAINLTPLKVGVPLQSPKKRERECADQHN; encoded by the exons ATGGAAAGGTGCAACCAGACCCTCGCAACGTCTGGGCAACAGTGCCAACGTAGGATGGAGGTGGGAGATTTCTACGAGCCAAGGGCAAATATCAGCTACAACGCCTCGCTGGTGCTCCAGGATGCCCGGCCAGACGATGCTGGGGTTTACCAGTTGACGGTGCAGGGTCTGGACGTGGCACGCACCATACAGGTCACACTGATTTTGCAAG GTACCTTCTCCCCGTTATTCCTCTCCAGCAACCCAGCCCGTGCCCACCTCAACCAGACGGCACtgctctccttctccctgcGGCCCCCCAGCTTGGGCTGGGACTTCATCCACATCACCTGGGAGCTCATCAGCAGCCCCAGGAACCGTCCCATCCTCACCTACACCCTGGATGGTTGCATGGGGGAAGCCCGGAACTGGTGGGAGCGGAACTGCAGCATCTCCCGGGAGGTGGACGGGGCATACGAGCAGCGGGTGGACATCCAACCGAAAGGCACCCTGGCCCTCTGGGATGTGCAAGATGAGGACGTGGGGACCTACCTGGTGATGGTACGAGCCCCGGAGGGGTTGGCTTGCGTGGCCGTCAACCTGTCTGTGAGCAGAG ATACGCTGGCGGTGGAGAGGCTGAGCATCCTCGGCATCATCTGGATGGCTGCTGCCGGCGTGGTGCTCTGCCTCCTGGCTCTCATTTTGGGAGAGGTGGGTGATAAAACCCCCAAATCGGGTCAAACTTTGTTAGTTTTCCCTGCAAAGCCAAAACGCTTAGAGGCAATTAATTTAACCCCCCTCAAGGTTGGAGTTCCCCTCCAATCCccaaagaaaagggagagggaatgTGCTGATCAGCACAATTAA
- the LOC140644897 gene encoding C-type lectin domain family 2 member E-like isoform X2: protein MAEAVHDAGFSLKCIKDKKVPIAITVVVAALLLTIIALAAKKCPSCPSCPSPVLPSCLENGIGYKEKCFYFVEDEADWNRSQISCLSLGAHLATIDTLEELRFLLRYGSSLHYWVGLRREGSGPWKWFNGSLFNNPYVLSSSGEHNHVLG, encoded by the exons ATGGCAGAAGCTGTTCACGATGCAG GTTTTAGCCTCAAATGCATTAAAGATAAAAAGGTCCCCATTGCGATCACCGTGGTCGTAGCAGCGTTGCTTCTCACCATCATCGCGCTGGCGG CTAAGAAATGCCCGTCCTGTCCATCCTGCCCCTCTCCTGtccttcccagctgcctggAAAATGGGATCGGGTACAAGGAGAAGTGCTTTTACTTCGTGGAGGATGAAGCGGACTGGAACAGGAGTCAGATCTCTTGCCTTTCTCTCGGAGCCCACTTGGCCACCATCGACACCCTGGAGGAGCTG CGTTTCCTCTTGCGCTATGGGAGTTCCTTGCACTATTGGGTCGGTCTCCGAAGGGAAGGCTCTGGACCTTGGAAATGGTTCAACGGGTCTCTCTTCAACAACCCGTACGTCCTGTCTTCTTCTGGAGAACATAACCATGTCCTGGGCTGA
- the LOC140644880 gene encoding killer cell lectin-like receptor subfamily B member 1B allele B isoform X2 translates to MAGEIVYADLRHLGDGFSPAEKRHIFQGSRQPAPTSAPQQDSEIQGRNHTERCPISSLMRYFCKSLWETPTASAGCKLCPQDWQLHGESCYRLSKEKGSWTQGKKDCENHESQLVVLRDKKEKEYIKNRQRHTVWIGLISSHKKWRWVDNTSFDTKMFGPLEQVDKGCGTLKDETLEGDICDGEHKWVCQKDPFQLPPLTAGDGEKRDASI, encoded by the exons ATGGCTGGAGAAATAGTCTACGCTGATTTAAGGCATCTTGGGGATGGTTTTTCTCCTGCCGAGAAGCGTCACA TTTTTCAGGGCTCTCGGCAGCCAGCGCCAACAAGTGCTCCCCAACAAGACAGTGAGATTCAGGGAAGGAACCATACGGAGCGATGCCCAATTTCATCCCTGATGCGGTATTTCTGCAAGTCCCTCTGGGAGACCCCCACAG cCAGTGCTGGCTGCAAGCTGTGTCCTCAGGACTGGCAGCTCCATGGGGAGAGTTGCTACCGGCTTTCCAAGGAAAAGGGAAGCTGGACTCAAGGCAAGAAAGACTGTGAAAATCACGAGTCTCAGCTGGTAGTGCTCCgggacaagaaagaaaag GAGTACATCAAGAACAGGCAGAGGCACACGGTGTGGATTGGATTAATATCATCCCACAAGAAGTGGAGATGGGTGGACAACACATCCTTCGACACCAAAAT GTTTGGCCccctggagcaggtggataaAGGGTGCGGGACACTGAAAGACGAGACGTTGGAGGGCGATATCTGTGATGGCGAACACAAGTGGGTTTGCCAGAAAGACCCTTTCCAGCTCCCCCCGTTGACGgcaggagatggagaaaaacGCGATGCCTCCATCTGA
- the LOC140644884 gene encoding C-type lectin domain family 2 member B-like: MGKGTQNRNSSAQEEPLHTYNERQQEYKCSNARKNPNMLGFTTETSDGGGSRSSRVFIPVCVVLGLLSFALLVALTAVRLGSHLPHPEFSHVCPDAWLGFQGKCYYFSEVESNWTTSQESCEALGASLAVISNMDELTFIKRYKGEANHWFGLRKEKDDSWWWTDGTAFNNWFEVRGGGQCAYLNQERISSSLCHTKKNWLCSRPDDYILWKQKAYPQEKMP, from the exons atggggaaaggaaCCCAAAACAGAAATTCTTCAGCCCAAGAGGAACCCTTGCACACCTACAATGAGAGACAGCAAGAGTACAAGTGCAGTAACGCTCGGAAAAACCCCAACATGCTGG gaTTCACCACTGAGACATCAGACGGGGGAGGATCCCGCTCGTCGCGGGTTTTCATCCCTGTGTGCGTGGTGCTGGGGCTCCTCAGCTTCGCCTTGCTGGTGGCCTTGACGG ctgtacGTTTGGGATCCCATTTGCCTCACCCGGAGTTCTCCCACGTATGCCCAGACGCCTGGCTTGGTTTCCAAGGgaaatgctattatttttctgaggttGAGAGCAATTGGACCACAAGTCAGGAAAGCTGCGAGGCCCTGGGAGCTTCACTGGCTGTCATAAGCAACATGGATGAATTG acCTTCATTAAACGATATAAAGGCGAAGCCAACCACTGGTTTGGGCTGCGAAAGGAGAAGGACGACAGCTGGTGGTGGACCGACGGCACGGCCTTCAACAACTG GTTTGAGGTGCGGGGTGGTGGGCAATGTGCGTACCTGAACCAGGAGAGGATCAGCTCATCCCTGTGCCACACAAAGAAGAACTGGCTCTGCAGCAGACCTGACGACTACATCCTCTGGAAGCAAAAAGCATATCCACAAGAAAAGATGCCGTAA
- the LOC140644856 gene encoding uncharacterized protein isoform X2, with amino-acid sequence MRGAVVFSAFMGAVATISIAPLQNPVWVSPGNKAVLPVSLQLLNPTWDFYHLKWSFLTGDRPVLLYTMERCNQTLATSGQQCQRRMEVGDFYEPRANISYNASLVLQDARPDDAGVYQLTVQGLDVARTIQVTLILQGTFSPLFLSSNPARAHLNQTALLSFSLRPPSLGWDFIHITWELISSPRNRPILTYTLDGCMGEARNWWERNCSISREVDGAYEQRVDIQPKGTLALWDVQDEDVGTYLVMVRAPEGLACVAVNLSVSRDTLAVERLSILGIIWMAAAGVVLCLLALILGEHVFWHGDKLEETPGGTCHQP; translated from the exons ATGAGGGGAGCCGTCGTCTTCTCGGCATTCATGG GTGCTGTGGCCACCATCTCCATAGCCCCGCTGCAGAATCCGGTTTGGGTTTCCCCTGGGAATAAAGCCGTCCTGCCTgtctccctccagctcctcaaCCCTACCTGGGACTTCTACCATCTCAAGTGGAGCTTCCTGACGGGGGATCGCCCGGTTTTACTTTACACGATGGAAAGGTGCAACCAGACCCTCGCAACGTCTGGGCAACAGTGCCAACGTAGGATGGAGGTGGGAGATTTCTACGAGCCAAGGGCAAATATCAGCTACAACGCCTCGCTGGTGCTCCAGGATGCCCGGCCAGACGATGCTGGGGTTTACCAGTTGACGGTGCAGGGTCTGGACGTGGCACGCACCATACAGGTCACACTGATTTTGCAAG GTACCTTCTCCCCGTTATTCCTCTCCAGCAACCCAGCCCGTGCCCACCTCAACCAGACGGCACtgctctccttctccctgcGGCCCCCCAGCTTGGGCTGGGACTTCATCCACATCACCTGGGAGCTCATCAGCAGCCCCAGGAACCGTCCCATCCTCACCTACACCCTGGATGGTTGCATGGGGGAAGCCCGGAACTGGTGGGAGCGGAACTGCAGCATCTCCCGGGAGGTGGACGGGGCATACGAGCAGCGGGTGGACATCCAACCGAAAGGCACCCTGGCCCTCTGGGATGTGCAAGATGAGGACGTGGGGACCTACCTGGTGATGGTACGAGCCCCGGAGGGGTTGGCTTGCGTGGCCGTCAACCTGTCTGTGAGCAGAG ATACGCTGGCGGTGGAGAGGCTGAGCATCCTCGGCATCATCTGGATGGCTGCTGCCGGCGTGGTGCTCTGCCTCCTGGCTCTCATTTTGGGAGAG CACGTGTTTTGGCATGGGGACAAGCTGGAAGAGACCCCCGGTGGCACCTGCCACCAGCCCTGA
- the LOC140644880 gene encoding killer cell lectin-like receptor subfamily B member 1B allele C isoform X1: MAGEIVYADLRHLGDGFSPAEKRHTPALCPRWHGILLKVSGLGHLVLLVLVVVLSVQVFQGSRQPAPTSAPQQDSEIQGRNHTERCPISSLMRYFCKSLWETPTASAGCKLCPQDWQLHGESCYRLSKEKGSWTQGKKDCENHESQLVVLRDKKEKEYIKNRQRHTVWIGLISSHKKWRWVDNTSFDTKMFGPLEQVDKGCGTLKDETLEGDICDGEHKWVCQKDPFQLPPLTAGDGEKRDASI, translated from the exons ATGGCTGGAGAAATAGTCTACGCTGATTTAAGGCATCTTGGGGATGGTTTTTCTCCTGCCGAGAAGCGTCACA CTCCCGCCTTGTGCCCACGGTGGCATGGGATCCTCCTGAAAGTCAGTGGGCTGGGGCACCTCgtcctgctggtgctggtggtggtgctgAGCGTGCAGG TTTTTCAGGGCTCTCGGCAGCCAGCGCCAACAAGTGCTCCCCAACAAGACAGTGAGATTCAGGGAAGGAACCATACGGAGCGATGCCCAATTTCATCCCTGATGCGGTATTTCTGCAAGTCCCTCTGGGAGACCCCCACAG cCAGTGCTGGCTGCAAGCTGTGTCCTCAGGACTGGCAGCTCCATGGGGAGAGTTGCTACCGGCTTTCCAAGGAAAAGGGAAGCTGGACTCAAGGCAAGAAAGACTGTGAAAATCACGAGTCTCAGCTGGTAGTGCTCCgggacaagaaagaaaag GAGTACATCAAGAACAGGCAGAGGCACACGGTGTGGATTGGATTAATATCATCCCACAAGAAGTGGAGATGGGTGGACAACACATCCTTCGACACCAAAAT GTTTGGCCccctggagcaggtggataaAGGGTGCGGGACACTGAAAGACGAGACGTTGGAGGGCGATATCTGTGATGGCGAACACAAGTGGGTTTGCCAGAAAGACCCTTTCCAGCTCCCCCCGTTGACGgcaggagatggagaaaaacGCGATGCCTCCATCTGA
- the LOC140644856 gene encoding uncharacterized protein isoform X1 has protein sequence MRGAVVFSAFMGAVATISIAPLQNPVWVSPGNKAVLPVSLQLLNPTWDFYHLKWSFLTGDRPVLLYTMERCNQTLATSGQQCQRRMEVGDFYEPRANISYNASLVLQDARPDDAGVYQLTVQGLDVARTIQVTLILQGTFSPLFLSSNPARAHLNQTALLSFSLRPPSLGWDFIHITWELISSPRNRPILTYTLDGCMGEARNWWERNCSISREVDGAYEQRVDIQPKGTLALWDVQDEDVGTYLVMVRAPEGLACVAVNLSVSRDTLAVERLSILGIIWMAAAGVVLCLLALILGEVGDKTPKSGQTLLVFPAKPKRLEAINLTPLKVGVPLQSPKKRERECADQHN, from the exons ATGAGGGGAGCCGTCGTCTTCTCGGCATTCATGG GTGCTGTGGCCACCATCTCCATAGCCCCGCTGCAGAATCCGGTTTGGGTTTCCCCTGGGAATAAAGCCGTCCTGCCTgtctccctccagctcctcaaCCCTACCTGGGACTTCTACCATCTCAAGTGGAGCTTCCTGACGGGGGATCGCCCGGTTTTACTTTACACGATGGAAAGGTGCAACCAGACCCTCGCAACGTCTGGGCAACAGTGCCAACGTAGGATGGAGGTGGGAGATTTCTACGAGCCAAGGGCAAATATCAGCTACAACGCCTCGCTGGTGCTCCAGGATGCCCGGCCAGACGATGCTGGGGTTTACCAGTTGACGGTGCAGGGTCTGGACGTGGCACGCACCATACAGGTCACACTGATTTTGCAAG GTACCTTCTCCCCGTTATTCCTCTCCAGCAACCCAGCCCGTGCCCACCTCAACCAGACGGCACtgctctccttctccctgcGGCCCCCCAGCTTGGGCTGGGACTTCATCCACATCACCTGGGAGCTCATCAGCAGCCCCAGGAACCGTCCCATCCTCACCTACACCCTGGATGGTTGCATGGGGGAAGCCCGGAACTGGTGGGAGCGGAACTGCAGCATCTCCCGGGAGGTGGACGGGGCATACGAGCAGCGGGTGGACATCCAACCGAAAGGCACCCTGGCCCTCTGGGATGTGCAAGATGAGGACGTGGGGACCTACCTGGTGATGGTACGAGCCCCGGAGGGGTTGGCTTGCGTGGCCGTCAACCTGTCTGTGAGCAGAG ATACGCTGGCGGTGGAGAGGCTGAGCATCCTCGGCATCATCTGGATGGCTGCTGCCGGCGTGGTGCTCTGCCTCCTGGCTCTCATTTTGGGAGAGGTGGGTGATAAAACCCCCAAATCGGGTCAAACTTTGTTAGTTTTCCCTGCAAAGCCAAAACGCTTAGAGGCAATTAATTTAACCCCCCTCAAGGTTGGAGTTCCCCTCCAATCCccaaagaaaagggagagggaatgTGCTGATCAGCACAATTAA
- the LOC140644897 gene encoding C-type lectin domain family 2 member B-like isoform X1, with protein sequence MAEAVHDAGFSLKCIKDKKVPIAITVVVAALLLTIIALAAKKCPSCPSCPSPVLPSCLENGIGYKEKCFYFVEDEADWNRSQISCLSLGAHLATIDTLEELRFLLRYGSSLHYWVGLRREGSGPWKWFNGSLFNNPFDVQGKGQCAYINVDGISSDWCSQMKYSVCSHPQKHPRGIQKDSEILLNFT encoded by the exons ATGGCAGAAGCTGTTCACGATGCAG GTTTTAGCCTCAAATGCATTAAAGATAAAAAGGTCCCCATTGCGATCACCGTGGTCGTAGCAGCGTTGCTTCTCACCATCATCGCGCTGGCGG CTAAGAAATGCCCGTCCTGTCCATCCTGCCCCTCTCCTGtccttcccagctgcctggAAAATGGGATCGGGTACAAGGAGAAGTGCTTTTACTTCGTGGAGGATGAAGCGGACTGGAACAGGAGTCAGATCTCTTGCCTTTCTCTCGGAGCCCACTTGGCCACCATCGACACCCTGGAGGAGCTG CGTTTCCTCTTGCGCTATGGGAGTTCCTTGCACTATTGGGTCGGTCTCCGAAGGGAAGGCTCTGGACCTTGGAAATGGTTCAACGGGTCTCTCTTCAACAACCC GTTTGATGTCCAGGGCAAGGGACAATGTGCCTATATCAATGTTGACGGGATCAGCAGCGACTGGTGCTCCCAGATGAAATACTCTGTCTGCAGCCACCCGCAAAAGCACCCCAGGGGGATTCAGAAGGATTCGGAAATCCTTCTGAATTTCACCTGA